A window of Marinobacter sp. es.042 genomic DNA:
CCGATGGCGCGCTATCACCGGCGGCACTGGTCGAGCGCGCTGCCGGTCGGGGCGTTACCCACCTGGCCCTTACTGACCACGACACGATCGCTGGCCTTGCCGAAGCCAAGGCGGCTGCGCAGGCGCAGGGTATCATCCTGATTTCCGGGGTTGAGCTTTCCTGTCTCTGGAAAAGTCGGACCATCCACATCGTCGGCCTGGATTTTGATCCTGGGCAGGCCGGTTTCAGGCAGGCGCTGGAGCAGCAGAACGAGAATCGTTGGGCTCGTGCTCGCATGATCGCGGAACGCCTGGGCAAGCTTGGTGTTGATGGCCTTCTCGATAAGGCCTCCGAGGCTGCCGGTGGCGACGTGCCTGGACGGCCCCATTTTGCACAGGTTCTGACAGAGGCTGGCGTTGTTCGCAATGCTGCCCAGGCATTCAAGCGATATCTGGGTAACGGTAAGCCCGGTGATGTAAAAGCTTTCTGGCCGGAGCTTCCAGAAGTCGTGCGCTGGATCACCGAGGCAGGTGGCGTTGCGGTTCTTGCCCATCCCCGAAAATACCAGCTCACGGCAACCAAGCTCAGGGAGCTGACCGCGGATTTCCGAAGGGCAGGGGGGCAGGCAATTGAGGTGTCTACTTCAGGTCAATCCAGTGGTGATCTGGGATTTCTTGCAGAGCTTTGCCGGAAAGAGAAATTGCTGGCATCCCAAGGCAGTGATTTTCACTTCCCTGGTGCTCCCTGGTGTGAGCTTGGCCGCATCATGAAAATGCCAGACGGGCTTGAGCCGGTCTGGCATTCGTTCAGACAACCTGTTCCGGGTGCGGCGCCGGTTTAATCCGGCGCGTGGAACAGCAGGTACAGATCCGTCAGTGAGTCCGGGATGGCGTCGGCCATCTGGCGGGATAGCTTGTCACTGTTGCGAACCTTTTGGAAGTCCTCGTCATCAAACAGTCCTGAGAGTGTCAGCATGGGCACCATCAGGTCCGCTGCTTCTTCTTCGCTAGCTGCTTCGAGCCATTCTTCTTCGTGTTCCAGAAAGGTGTCCACGAACCCGGCGCACCAGTTTTCCAATGCGTTCATGGGGTCGCCATCCTCTGGCTCCGGCAGTTCAAGAGACTGCCCCATGTCCAGGGAATGGGCCATGTCATTGGCCAGCTGGGTCGAGCAGCGCCCGAACACCTCGGGAATCCCGGTGTCGGGCACCTGATCGGTGCCCGTGGCGAGGCGGAAGATTTCTTCCGGGCTCAGTTCAGCCGGGCCGACGACGCTGGCGCAGACCACCCCATGGAAACCGAAGAAATCCAGGGCTTCATCGCCCCAGGGCTCGGCAAAGAGGATGTCTTCCAGCGCTTCTATGTCGGAGTTCGATAGCATCAGTTAGTTACTCCCGGCCTTTTTGGCCTCTTCCGCGGCCTTCTGGCGCTTGCGGACTTCTCTTGGATCATTGTAAGCGCGGCCCGGTGTTACAGGAACGTCGACTGCCGGTGCATCGGAAGGCTTTTCCTTGGCCGTTGCCTCAGGAGCGGAAGGCGTCTCTTCCTTCACTGGCTCTGCGGTTTTGGGCTCAACTTTTTCGGGCTCGGCTTTCTTGGGCTCGGCCTTCTCGGGGCTGGCCTGCGCTACTTCCGGCTGCTTTGGCTCCGGTTGAGCCTCGGGAGCCTTACGCTCTGATGCTACCTTTTCCTCCGCTGGCTTTTCGGCCTTCTCGGGTTGTGGTGCCTCCTCCGGTTCTACCTTGGCGGCTGGCGCTTCCTTGGGCTTTGCCGGCTGCTTCTTCGCCCGCGGCGCTTGTTCACCGTCGGCCGTGGCCCTGGACTCCGGCTTTGGCCTCGGAGCTGCCTCTTTTTTCTCGGGAGCCTGCTCAGTCACCGGCTTTGGCTCACCAGTGGCCTCGGTGGTTTTGGCAGGCTCTTTGTCTTTGGCTGCGCCTTGAGCCTGCTCGGTAACGTTTCCGCTGTTTCCCTCAGGCTTCTCAAGGGGTTCGGAGCTTTGTTCAGCCCTGGCGGGCTCGGCTTTTTCAGGTTTCGCTTGAACAGCTTCCTGCTTTTCAACCGAGCTGTCTGCAGCGGGTTTTGTTTCCACTACTGGTTTAGCTTCCGGCTTGCTCTCAGACGGCGCTTTGTCTGCCGATGCCTTTTCGGGCTTCTGCTCTTTTGCCGGCTCTTTCTGAGCAGCTTCCGGTTTCGGTGCTTCGCTGGCCGTCGGCGCAGTCTCGGCCCTGGTTTCGGGCTTGTCAGGCGCTTTGTTGACGGTTTCCTTTACCTGCTCGGCTTTCACTTCGGGTTTGGCATCGTCACGACCGTTTTCCGGCTGCGTGTCCTTCTGATGCTTCTCGCTACGCGCGGCTTTTCGATCAGCCGGAGAGGACGCGGGTGCTTCAGACGGAGAGCCGTCGCGGTTGCGCTGGCGACGTGGCTTTCTGCGTTTCTCTTCTGAACCGGTCTTGTCCGCTGGACCGGGCTTGGCTGCATTATCCTGCGGGCCCTGATCCTTCTGGTCCTTCTGCTCGCGATTATCCTTCGGGTCCCGCTGGGGCCTGTTGCGGCTGCGGCCCTGGTTGTCGCGACGGTTGTCACGGCGATTTTCAGAGCCTTTGTTATCGGCGCTCTTGTTGTCGCCTCCGCGATTATCCTGGCCTTTGTTTTCGGGTGCCTGGCGATTCTGGTTGCCACGGTTCTGGTCGTCGCTGCGGTTGCGGCCGCGTCCACGGTTGTCGTCACCACGGCCCTGCTGGCCGCCCTGGCGACGTTCGTTGCCACTGCGGGCGCCACCTGCACGCTGGTCATCGCCACGGGCTACCCGGGATTTGCGACGGTCCTGACGGCCCTGGTTGCGACGATCTTCGCGTTGGCTCTGGCTCTGCTCGCGATTCTCGACTTTCTGTTCTTCCTCGCCACTGAAGAAACCAGCGATCTTGCGTCCGAGCCGGCGGAAGAGGCCTTCTTCCTGCTCAGTGGTTTCATCAGCCTTCGGTGCGGCCGGGGCAGGCGCGGGCGCGGGTGCGGGTGCGCTCGGCCGGATCGCTTTTACCGCAGCCTGTTCGCGTACCGGCTTCTCAGGGGTCGGCGCCTCGAAGATTTCTTCTTCACGCTCGCTGTACTCCTGTGCCACCTGATGGCTGGAAATGTGCTCGGGCGTTGTTTCATCCTGACGCATCCGGATGATCTCGAAATGCGGTGTCTCCATATGCGGAACCGGCACCACGACAACGCTAACTTCCTGGCGGGCTTCAATGTCGGCCAGCTGCTTGCGCTTTTCGTTGAGCAGGAAAGTGGCGACGGAAACCGGCACAACGGCTCGTACTTCGCCGGTCTTGTCCTTTGACGATTCCTCGTAGATCAGGCGCATGATGCTCAGGGCGAGGGACTCGATGCCGCGAATGGTGCCCTGACCTTCACATCGGGGGCACACTTCGCTGCGAGTCTCTCCCAGGGACGGCCGCAGGCGCTGACGGGACATTTCCAGCAGGCCGAAGCGGGAGATCTTGCCCACCTGAACCCGGGCCCGGTCGATTTCCAGGGCCTCACGCATCTTCTGTTCAACTTCCCGCTGGTGCTTGGCTGGCGTCATGTCGATAAAGTCGATGACAATCAGTCCGCCCATGTCACGCAGGCGCAGCTGGCGGGCGATTTCCTCTGCCGCTTCCAGGTTGGTCTGGAGCGCGGTTTCCTCGATATCCTGGCCTTTTGTGGCGCGGGAAGAGTTGATGTCGATGGAAACCAGGGCCTCGGTCGGGTCAATCACGATGGAGCCGCCGGAGGGCAGTTTCACTTCCCGCTGGAAGGCGGTTTCGATCTGGCCTTCGATCTGATAGCGGCTGAACAGGGGGATTTCATCCTTGTACAGCTTGATCTTGTTTTCGAAGGTGGGCATGACCGCACGAACGAAATTCAGGACGTCCTCATAGACGCCATTGGCGTCAATGAGAACCTCGCCGATGTCCTGGCGAAGGTAGTCACGAACCGCACGGATTATAACGTTGCTTTCCTGGTGAATCAGGAAGGGGGCCTTGCGCTCGCCGGCGGCCTGAGTGATGGCCTCCCAGAATTGCACCAGGTAGTCCAGATCCCACTGAAGTTCTTCAGTGGTACGGCCGATGCCGGCGGTACGAACGATGATGCCCATGGATTTCGGCACCTGAACATCGTTCATCGCTTCTTTGAGCTGCGCCCGCTCATCGCCCTCAATGCGACGGGAGATGCCGCCAGCACGGGGGTTGTTGGGCATGAGTACCAGATAGCGACCTGCCAGGGAGATAAACGTGGTCAGGGCTGCGCCCTTGTTGCCACGCTCTTCCTTGTCGACCTGCACAATCACTTCCTGGCCTTCGGAAACAACGTCCTTGATGTTGATTTTGCCTTCGATCTGGCCGGGCGACTTCTTAAAGTATTCCTTGGAAATTTCCTTCAAAGGCAGAAAGCCGTGGCGCTCGGCGCCGAAATCCACAAACGCGGCCTCGAGACTGGGCTCGACCCGGGTAATGCGGCCCTTGTAGATATTGGCTTTCTTCTGCTCGCGGGAGCTGGATTCGATATCAAGGTCGAATAGACGCTGGCCGTCAACCAGGGCGACGCGCAACTCTTCGGGATGAGTTGCATTGATAAGCATTCTTTTCATGGAAAGAAAGAGTTCCTGTCGTTTAATTTGACAGAAAACCGGAGGGGATCGCATCAGCGAAACAGGATGTGCGTGCCGCGGGCCCTGTTACATCAAGGGCGGACCGGCGGCCAGACGAATCAGACCCTTCTGGGGTTTGATCCTTTCGGTCTGAGACCAACGCCGACGATCCGGCTGCCTGTGGGCAGGGAGAGGTCGTGTAAGGTTCGTGTCTGTTGACGCATGTCATCCGTTTTCAGGTTCACTCAGGTGCCTGGGTCTCACGTCGTATTCGTATGCTGGACGGCCCGGCCCTGGGTGGCAGTGATTCTTCGCGATGTCGCCCGCGGTTTTCCGCGCGGTTTTTCTCTCTCCCGGGTACAGGATGCAGCCTTTCGAAGATCTGTCCTGGTCCTCCGGGAGTATTTCTCGCGCCGTTCCCGGTAGTGATTGGGTGCACGGCGTTCAAACTCTCGAATAGTGTCGGTATACTTCTGCCGCTCCGGCTTCTGACTTGAGTTGGTCAGGCCGTAGACAAACGGCAAAGCACGCAGGAATATAACAGTATTCATGCAGCCGTTCAATCCTGCAGTCACTCCAGTAGCCAAGGAACTTCATGTCTCGAAAGTCTGCGAGCAGAAAGCCAGCCCAACCGCGGCCTGAGAGGGCAAAAAAAACCAGCAGGGCCGGCATTGAGAGTCAGGCTGTTCGTGGAGAAGTCCGTCAGGGCGTCCAGTGGGTTACCGTGGACGAAGACAACGATGGTCAGAGGGTGGATAACTTCCTTCTTGCCCAGCTTCGCGGTGTGCCCAAGAGCATTATTTATCGTGTCATCCGCAAGGGCGAGGTTCGGGTTAATAAAGGACGGGTCAAGCCGGATTCCCGGGTGAGAACTGGTGATCAGGTGCGTATTCCACCGATCACCCGAAAGGAAAAGCCGGATCAGGTGGCGCCCGGCACCCGGGTGCAGGGCGTGATGGAATCCGCGGTTGTTTTCGAGAACGAGCAGATGCTGGTGGTCAACAAACCGTCCGGTATCGCCGTACACGGCGGCAGCGGCCTGAGTTTCGGGTTGATCGAGGTGCTTCGTTCCGCTCGCCCGACGGCAAAGTTTCTGGAGCTCGTTCACCGTCTGGATCGGGATACGTCCGGACTGATTATGGTGGCCAAGAAGCGTTCGGCGCTTAGGTATCTTCAGGATGAGCTGCGGCAGAAACGAATCCGCAAGCATTACCATGCGCTGGTCTCCGGCGACTGGCCGGCCAGCGTCGACCGGGTGGATGTGCCTCTGCTGCGCTACGAGATGCCCAATGGCGAGCGTCGGGTGAAGGTTGACGCTGCCGGCAAGGCCTCGCTGACGACATTCCGCTGCCTCGAGCATTACGCGGGCTACAGCCTTGTCGAGGCGTCGCCAATTACCGGTCGTACGCACCAGATCCGCGTGCACAGCGCCTGGGCTGGTCATCCGATTGCGGGTGACGACAAGTATATGGATGATGTCAGCCTCAAGGCGTTCCGGTCCATTGGCGGGCAACGGCTGATGCTGCATGCGCGGGCCCTGGAGTTTACCTTGCCGGTCTCGGGTGAGGCTATGCGCCTTGAGGCGCCTTACGACGATGCATTCAATGACGTGCTCAGGAAACTTTCCGGGCGTCTTAAAGGAAACGATCAATGAACGTCAGAGTAGTAATTTTTGACTGGGACGGGACCCTGGTGGACTCGGTTGAGCATATTGCTGACAGCCTGCATCAGGCGGCAACCGAGCTGGGCTTTCCGGCCCTGGAGCGTGAGGCGTACCGGGATATTATCGGGCTTGGCATGGTCGAGGCGTTGGAGAAGCTTTATCCCGGTATCAGTCGGGAAGAAATGAACAGGATTCGCGACGGATACGGGCGCTATTTCTTCAGCAAGGTGACAACGCCGCAAAACGTGTTTGACGGTATGGCCGATGTGGTCGCGGATCTGCGAGGATCCGGTCGCAGTTGTTCCGTGGCAACCGGCAAGAGTCGGCGCGGGCTGGACTTTGCGCTGGCTTCCAGCGGTCTAGGCGACCACTTCGAGATCACCCGTTGTGCCGATGAGACACGCTCCAAGCCCGACCCCGCCATGCTTGAGGAGATTCTTCGTTTCTATCGCATTGAGCCCGAAGAGGCGGTGATGGTTGGCGATACCCGATACGACCTTGATATGGCCCGGCGTATCGGCATGCCCTCCATCGGCGTTGAGTGGGGTGTGCACAAGCGGGATGTGTTGGGTGAATATTCGCCCCATGCCATTGTTGAATCCGTGCCAGACCTCCGGCGGGTGCTGGGGCTGTGAACAGACCGAATTCATTGACGTTGCTGACAGGATGCGCACATGAGTGACTGGGAATCTGACAAGTCTGCCGATTGGGGTGACAAACCGGTGGAGCCTGAAAAAGAAAGTAAGCCGTTTTTCGGGCGCAAGTCACCGAAGCTTCCGCCCGAGTCCGGACGTGACTGGAAGCTCATCGAAAAACTCGTCATGTCGCTGCAGTCTGAGCAGCGCAAGAGCCGGCGCTGGGGTATCTTTTTCAAGTTCCTGACGTTTGGTTACCTGATTGCCTTGCTGTTTTTGATCAAGTTTCCCCTGGGCGATTCGCTGGAGGGTGTAACCGGCAAGCACACGGCTCTGGTAGAAATAAACGGTCCGATCGCTGCCGACGAGCTGGCCAGTGCAGACAATATTGTAGGTTCTCTGCGAACAGCCTTCGAAGAGCCAAACTCGGTAGCCGTGATTCTTCGCATCAACAGCCCGGGTGGCAGCCCGGTGCAGTCCGGGTATGTCTACGATGAGATCAAGCGCCTGCGGGAGGAATACCCCGAGAAAAAGGTCTACGCCGTGATCTCGGATATCGGCGCTTCCGGGGCCTATTACATTGCTGCGGCCGCGGATGAAATCTACGCCAACCGGGCCAGCCTTGTCGGCTCGATTGGGGTGGTGGCCGGTGGTTTCGGCTTTACCGAGGTTATGGAGAAGATCGGCGTGGATCGCCGTCTCTACACGGCCGGTGAGAACAAGGCGTTCCTTGATCCGTTTTCGCCGGAGCAGGAAGAGGAAGTCACTTTCTGGCAGAGTGTCCTGGAAAACACCCACCAGCAGTTTATCGAAGCGGTCAAGCAAGGGCGTGGTGATCGCCTGGCGGATGATGAGCGTCTGTTCAGCGGGCTGGTCTGGAGTGGCGAGCAGGCCGTTGAGCTTGGCCTGGCTGATGGGCTCGGCAGCGCATCACACGTTGCCAGGCAGATCATAGGTCAGGAGGAACTGGTGGACTACAGCCGTCGCAAATCGCCGTTCCAGGATATTGTTGATCAGCTTGGCGTCGCCTTTGGCGAGGGTTTTGCCAGTCAACTGGTCGAGTCCCGGCTCGAGCTTCGGTAATGCCTTATGAGGCAGGCCGGTTTTCCAGCAGGGGATTCCGGCCCCATTGCCTCAGCAGATCGTTCAGGGCAATAAGAGGAAGGCCCACCAGGCTGTTCGGGTCCCGGCCCTCAAGGGCCTCGAACAGAGTAATGCCGAGGCCTTCCATCTTGAAGCTGCCGGCGCAGTCGTAAGGTTTCTCCCGCAGTAGGTAGGCTTCTATCTCCTCATCAGCCAGTTCCCGGAACCTGACGTTAAACGGCTCGCAAAGGCTGTCGATTTTGCCGGAATCGGAGTCGAGCAGCGCCAGGCCTGTAAGAAACAGTACCCTGTGACCACTGCTCTGGCGTAACTGCTCTGTCGCCATTTCGTGGTTGCCGGGCTTGCTCAGTACCGAGCCGTCGGGCAGGCAGGCGACCTGGTCCGAGCCGATGATCCAGTGGCCGGGGAACCGGTCCGCCAATTCGCGGGCCTTGCTCTCGGCCAGACGTGTTGCCAGGGCCTCGCCGGCCTCGCCTTCATTGGGTGATTCGTCGATATCCGGGCTTGCGCAGGTGAACGGCAAGCCAAGCCGCTCCAGGAGCGCTCTCCGGTACGGTGATGAAGACGCCAGTAAAAGCGGTTTTGGGGGCATTGATTGAGTCCTTTAAGTACCTGGCCGGTGCATCTGTTGTGCGATTATCGTAAATTACACCTATCTGCACTGGAACCCCCGTGAAAAAGCAACGAAGTCTTTGACAGCGGCCGGCTGCGCCCCTAAAATTGCGCGCCTATGTCAAACGCGTCCAACGCCGAGTTGCCCAAATCTGTTGATCCTTACCGGTTAGCGGAACATAACAGCACACTGGAGGGAGTGATTCCCATCAGCGGGCTTGGCCGTTTTCGGGAATCCGTTCTCGGGTTTTCGGAAGGTGCTGCGTGCCGGGTCAAACTGTCTTTTTTTATGGATGGTGAGCGTCGTCGCGTTGTTTCGGGCGAGCTGGCGGCCCCGGTTGATCTGGAGTGTCAGCGGTGCATGGGCGCCATGAGCGTGACTCTGGTCTCCGAGTTCAAGCTGGGTCTTGTTACCAGTGACGAGCAGGCGCAACAGCTGCCGAAAGAGCTCGAGCCGTTTTTGACCGATGATTTTACGGCGGACCTCTGGTCGATGGTGGAAGACGAGCTGTTGCTGGTTTTGCCGCCGTTTCCGCTTCACGAACGGGACCAGTGTCCTGCCCGGGAAGATCTGGAAGCCTACGAGCCTGACAGCTCCGGGGCAGAGCCGGTGAGAAAGTCGGGTGAGAATCCGTTCAGTGTCCTGGCGGATCTCAAGAAGACAAAGCATTAACCGGGCGTGGGTCGTCCCTCGGGAGACCGGCGCACATTTAACGAACAGACGTTACTTATTCAGCAATACAAGTTTACGTTAACAGGTCAGGAGCATAATCATGGCTGTACAGCAAAACCGTAAGACCCGTTCCAAGCGTGGCATGCGCCGTTCACACGACGCCCTGAGCGCCGCTGCTCTGAGCACCGATGCGACTACTGGTGAAGTTCATCGTCGTCACCACGTGTCTCCGGACGGCTTCTACCGCGGCAAGCAGGTAATCGAAGCACGCGACGAGTAATCTCGTTGCCGCTATGCACCGTCCCGAATCGGATGGCAGAACGGTGAAGCCGGTCACCATCACGATTGATGCAATGAGTGGCGACCGCGGCGCTGCCGTCGTGGTTGCCGCATCGCTGCGGGCGGTGCGTGAAAACGAAGCCTTGAGCATCGTTCTGGTGGGAATCCGGAGCGAGCTTGAGGCTTTAGTGCGTGAGGGGCACGCCCGAATTCGCATTGTCGAGGCGGCAGACGTTGTTCGGATGAACGAGCGCCCCTCCCACGCTCTCCGCCACAAGAAAAACTCTTCCATGGCCATCGCCCTGAGTCTTGTTCGCGATGGCGAAGCCCAAGGCTGTGTCAGTGCCGGTAACACCGGTGCATTAATGGCGTTCGGGCGCACTATTATCCGCATGTATCCGGGTATCGAGCGCCCGGCTATTGCCAAACTGATTCCCTCGCTCAGGGGGCGCTGTCACGTCCTTGATCTCGGCGCCAATGTCGACTCAACCGCCGAGAATCTCTATCAGTATGCCCTGATGGGGTCCCTGATGGCCTCTGCGATCTGCAGCCAGGCGGAACCAAGGGTCGCTCTTCTGAACGTCGGTGAGGAAGAGATAAAGGGCAATGAACAGGTCCGGCTGGCGTCTCATATGCTGGCCCAGTGCGATACCATCAACTACATCGGTTATGTGGAAGGTAGCGATCTGTTCCGGGACGTCGCCGATGTGGTCGTCTGTGATGGCTTTGTCGGCAATATAGCCCTGAAAACCGGCGAGGGTGTTGCCGGTCTCCTCATAGAGCTGATGGAGCAGGCCTTCACACGAAATCTCTACGGCCGACTGGTCGGCCTGCTGGCTCGTCCGATTATTGGTCGGCTTCTGCAATTGATGGATCCTTCCCGACACAACGGTGCCAGTTTGCTCGGTCTCCAGGGCGTGGTGATCAAAAGTCATGGCAACGCCAACGAGCGGGCCATGTTGTCGGCCATTCGACAGGCCGTTCGGGAAGTTGAGCTGGAAGTACCCCGCCGTATCAACGAGCGTCTCGACGATCTCATGCTTTGAGTGCCTGAGACTAAAGTCTGTCCCGGTTTGGCCACGCATTCGCGGATAATTGGCCTAACTTGTACTATTGGCTAATCTCACGTAACCACCCAATGACGATAAGATCCCGCTTATGAAATCAGCCTTTATTTTTCCAGGACAAGGGTCGCAATCGGTGGGCATGCTTTCGGCTGCCGCTGAAGCTTGGCCCATCATCGACAGAACCTTTTCCGAAGCCTCCAATGTTCTCGGCTATGACCTCTGGGATCTCTGCCAGAAGGGACCGGCGGAGGAATTGAATAAAACCATGGTGACGCAGCCTGCGCTCCTGACGGCCAGTATTGCCCTCTGGCGGCAGTGGTTTGTTGCCGGCGGTGGTTCTCCCGATTTTCTCGCCGGTCACAGTCTGGGAGAGTACAGCGCCCTGGTGGCGGCAGAGAGCCTCGATTTTGTTGAAGCGGTCAAACTGGTTCGCCTGCGCGGTGAGCTCATGCAGGACGCTGTGCCGGCTGGAGAAGGGAAGATGGCAGCCATCCTTGGTCTTGAGGATGATGCCGTTGTGGCAGCCTGCCAGGATGCGGCACAGGGCGATGTGGTATCTGCGGTAAACTTCAATGCCCCTGGTCAGGTGGTGATCGCTGGCTCGGCAGCAGCAGTTGAGCGGGCTATTGAAGCGTGCAAGGAGAAAGGCGCGAAGAAGGCCATGCCATTGCCTGTAAGCGTGCCATCCCATTGCGCGCTTATGAAAGGCGCCGCAGAGGAATTGGCAAAAGCGCTGGAAGACGTGCGTTTTAATGATGCTGTCATCCCGGTTATACAGAATGTTAACGCCGCTGCAGAGACTGAATCCGCTACACTGAAGGCCAATTTGCTCAAGCAGCTTTATTCACCGGTGCTCTGGACAGATTCAGTTCGAACGCTTGTTGCCAATGGTGTTGAAGTTGCAGTCGAGTGTGGCACCGGCAAAGTGTTGGCGGGGCTTGCCAAACGTATCGACCGGGCTCTGGCTGTTCATAGTATCGAAGACCCGGACTCGCTGGCGAAGGCGCTGGACGCTTTCGGTCAGTCTTGAAACGAAAGGGAGTTATTC
This region includes:
- the rpmF gene encoding 50S ribosomal protein L32; this translates as MAVQQNRKTRSKRGMRRSHDALSAAALSTDATTGEVHRRHHVSPDGFYRGKQVIEARDE
- a CDS encoding YceD family protein, whose protein sequence is MSNASNAELPKSVDPYRLAEHNSTLEGVIPISGLGRFRESVLGFSEGAACRVKLSFFMDGERRRVVSGELAAPVDLECQRCMGAMSVTLVSEFKLGLVTSDEQAQQLPKELEPFLTDDFTADLWSMVEDELLLVLPPFPLHERDQCPAREDLEAYEPDSSGAEPVRKSGENPFSVLADLKKTKH
- a CDS encoding Maf family protein, with translation MPPKPLLLASSSPYRRALLERLGLPFTCASPDIDESPNEGEAGEALATRLAESKARELADRFPGHWIIGSDQVACLPDGSVLSKPGNHEMATEQLRQSSGHRVLFLTGLALLDSDSGKIDSLCEPFNVRFRELADEEIEAYLLREKPYDCAGSFKMEGLGITLFEALEGRDPNSLVGLPLIALNDLLRQWGRNPLLENRPAS
- the rluC gene encoding 23S rRNA pseudouridine(955/2504/2580) synthase RluC, which translates into the protein MSRKSASRKPAQPRPERAKKTSRAGIESQAVRGEVRQGVQWVTVDEDNDGQRVDNFLLAQLRGVPKSIIYRVIRKGEVRVNKGRVKPDSRVRTGDQVRIPPITRKEKPDQVAPGTRVQGVMESAVVFENEQMLVVNKPSGIAVHGGSGLSFGLIEVLRSARPTAKFLELVHRLDRDTSGLIMVAKKRSALRYLQDELRQKRIRKHYHALVSGDWPASVDRVDVPLLRYEMPNGERRVKVDAAGKASLTTFRCLEHYAGYSLVEASPITGRTHQIRVHSAWAGHPIAGDDKYMDDVSLKAFRSIGGQRLMLHARALEFTLPVSGEAMRLEAPYDDAFNDVLRKLSGRLKGNDQ
- a CDS encoding HAD family hydrolase, translated to MNVRVVIFDWDGTLVDSVEHIADSLHQAATELGFPALEREAYRDIIGLGMVEALEKLYPGISREEMNRIRDGYGRYFFSKVTTPQNVFDGMADVVADLRGSGRSCSVATGKSRRGLDFALASSGLGDHFEITRCADETRSKPDPAMLEEILRFYRIEPEEAVMVGDTRYDLDMARRIGMPSIGVEWGVHKRDVLGEYSPHAIVESVPDLRRVLGL
- the rne gene encoding ribonuclease E, with the translated sequence MKRMLINATHPEELRVALVDGQRLFDLDIESSSREQKKANIYKGRITRVEPSLEAAFVDFGAERHGFLPLKEISKEYFKKSPGQIEGKINIKDVVSEGQEVIVQVDKEERGNKGAALTTFISLAGRYLVLMPNNPRAGGISRRIEGDERAQLKEAMNDVQVPKSMGIIVRTAGIGRTTEELQWDLDYLVQFWEAITQAAGERKAPFLIHQESNVIIRAVRDYLRQDIGEVLIDANGVYEDVLNFVRAVMPTFENKIKLYKDEIPLFSRYQIEGQIETAFQREVKLPSGGSIVIDPTEALVSIDINSSRATKGQDIEETALQTNLEAAEEIARQLRLRDMGGLIVIDFIDMTPAKHQREVEQKMREALEIDRARVQVGKISRFGLLEMSRQRLRPSLGETRSEVCPRCEGQGTIRGIESLALSIMRLIYEESSKDKTGEVRAVVPVSVATFLLNEKRKQLADIEARQEVSVVVVPVPHMETPHFEIIRMRQDETTPEHISSHQVAQEYSEREEEIFEAPTPEKPVREQAAVKAIRPSAPAPAPAPAPAAPKADETTEQEEGLFRRLGRKIAGFFSGEEEQKVENREQSQSQREDRRNQGRQDRRKSRVARGDDQRAGGARSGNERRQGGQQGRGDDNRGRGRNRSDDQNRGNQNRQAPENKGQDNRGGDNKSADNKGSENRRDNRRDNQGRSRNRPQRDPKDNREQKDQKDQGPQDNAAKPGPADKTGSEEKRRKPRRQRNRDGSPSEAPASSPADRKAARSEKHQKDTQPENGRDDAKPEVKAEQVKETVNKAPDKPETRAETAPTASEAPKPEAAQKEPAKEQKPEKASADKAPSESKPEAKPVVETKPAADSSVEKQEAVQAKPEKAEPARAEQSSEPLEKPEGNSGNVTEQAQGAAKDKEPAKTTEATGEPKPVTEQAPEKKEAAPRPKPESRATADGEQAPRAKKQPAKPKEAPAAKVEPEEAPQPEKAEKPAEEKVASERKAPEAQPEPKQPEVAQASPEKAEPKKAEPEKVEPKTAEPVKEETPSAPEATAKEKPSDAPAVDVPVTPGRAYNDPREVRKRQKAAEEAKKAGSN
- a CDS encoding S49 family peptidase; this encodes MSDWESDKSADWGDKPVEPEKESKPFFGRKSPKLPPESGRDWKLIEKLVMSLQSEQRKSRRWGIFFKFLTFGYLIALLFLIKFPLGDSLEGVTGKHTALVEINGPIAADELASADNIVGSLRTAFEEPNSVAVILRINSPGGSPVQSGYVYDEIKRLREEYPEKKVYAVISDIGASGAYYIAAAADEIYANRASLVGSIGVVAGGFGFTEVMEKIGVDRRLYTAGENKAFLDPFSPEQEEEVTFWQSVLENTHQQFIEAVKQGRGDRLADDERLFSGLVWSGEQAVELGLADGLGSASHVARQIIGQEELVDYSRRKSPFQDIVDQLGVAFGEGFASQLVESRLELR
- the plsX gene encoding phosphate acyltransferase PlsX produces the protein MHRPESDGRTVKPVTITIDAMSGDRGAAVVVAASLRAVRENEALSIVLVGIRSELEALVREGHARIRIVEAADVVRMNERPSHALRHKKNSSMAIALSLVRDGEAQGCVSAGNTGALMAFGRTIIRMYPGIERPAIAKLIPSLRGRCHVLDLGANVDSTAENLYQYALMGSLMASAICSQAEPRVALLNVGEEEIKGNEQVRLASHMLAQCDTINYIGYVEGSDLFRDVADVVVCDGFVGNIALKTGEGVAGLLIELMEQAFTRNLYGRLVGLLARPIIGRLLQLMDPSRHNGASLLGLQGVVIKSHGNANERAMLSAIRQAVREVELEVPRRINERLDDLML
- the fabD gene encoding ACP S-malonyltransferase — its product is MKSAFIFPGQGSQSVGMLSAAAEAWPIIDRTFSEASNVLGYDLWDLCQKGPAEELNKTMVTQPALLTASIALWRQWFVAGGGSPDFLAGHSLGEYSALVAAESLDFVEAVKLVRLRGELMQDAVPAGEGKMAAILGLEDDAVVAACQDAAQGDVVSAVNFNAPGQVVIAGSAAAVERAIEACKEKGAKKAMPLPVSVPSHCALMKGAAEELAKALEDVRFNDAVIPVIQNVNAAAETESATLKANLLKQLYSPVLWTDSVRTLVANGVEVAVECGTGKVLAGLAKRIDRALAVHSIEDPDSLAKALDAFGQS
- a CDS encoding PHP domain-containing protein codes for the protein MTIPQDPHLCIDLHCHSTASDGALSPAALVERAAGRGVTHLALTDHDTIAGLAEAKAAAQAQGIILISGVELSCLWKSRTIHIVGLDFDPGQAGFRQALEQQNENRWARARMIAERLGKLGVDGLLDKASEAAGGDVPGRPHFAQVLTEAGVVRNAAQAFKRYLGNGKPGDVKAFWPELPEVVRWITEAGGVAVLAHPRKYQLTATKLRELTADFRRAGGQAIEVSTSGQSSGDLGFLAELCRKEKLLASQGSDFHFPGAPWCELGRIMKMPDGLEPVWHSFRQPVPGAAPV
- a CDS encoding YecA family protein; protein product: MLSNSDIEALEDILFAEPWGDEALDFFGFHGVVCASVVGPAELSPEEIFRLATGTDQVPDTGIPEVFGRCSTQLANDMAHSLDMGQSLELPEPEDGDPMNALENWCAGFVDTFLEHEEEWLEAASEEEAADLMVPMLTLSGLFDDEDFQKVRNSDKLSRQMADAIPDSLTDLYLLFHAPD